A region of the Parambassis ranga chromosome 24, fParRan2.1, whole genome shotgun sequence genome:
CAAGGTCTGAAGGGTCAGGTACATCCATAACTTTACATTTACGaatattaaaatgaatgtaTCACTGCGTTGTGCCACAGAAAACAGACTAAAAGAAATTCTAGTACCATTCAGTCTGCATCCCTATCattatggttttattttataGCAAAATAGCTGTTAGCATAGGCAGAAAGGTTGTGATGCTTTTATAtggaattaaaaaataataatcaaaacAAACTCCAGTAGACAAAGCTTTTCTCTgagccagcagcagagggagtaCCAGTGTTGGATTGACACTTAGCCAGCTCAGCAGATCACTCCATAGAAAACATTTGACAGGAGGCACATCACCAGTCATTCCATCAAAAAAACTTCATAATCTAAGCTaagttttaaaggtagggtaggagatttcattctgatgcactttttgttaaattagtgtaacttctctttaaaatctggtagcaaccaattagtttgtcagtttcactttaaaacgaagaatattaatcatctgtggaagctataaaacgctaaaaacatcagccaatcctgcgaggcgcccctgcgtgtagagttggctggttggctgctctcttcctgctctgcgtgcaccagagaggtacatgcatgatggccgaagtcacagactggttgggaggtgtggcttcagggtgagctcgagagaaaggggtgtgtgtttactttcaaaatctggctgactctcaccgagtttccaaaatctcctaccctacctttaagcttgTGAATGAGCAGAGACAGAATAAGGTCAGGAAGATGCATAGCGGCTTTGGAGCCCAGTATCTGTGTGAAAGGGTCTCATAATCCCACTAATATCTTCATCACCATTTTGACCATGTGTtcataataaacaaacaagctggTGTAATGCTGCCTCTGTTTAGTGTGATGTGTTGTTAATCCAAACGCATGAGGGGAGTTTCTTTTTAATGAAATTCAAGGAATGAGTGCTGAAGACAAGGTTTTGAGAAGCAAGATTAGAgcctgtttgtgtatttgtgacCAACAGGAAATCATTCAGCAACTTATAGAGAACAGCTCCACATTCCGAGATAAGACTGGGTATGCCCAGGATAAGTACatcaaaaggaagaaaaagaagtaaGTCACTACACACGTAGTCTGTTCTGGACATTTAATGTCGAGTGGTGTAATTAgtgttattattgttttcccGCATTCCCAGGTATGAAAATACTGTCGCCATTTTAAAACCATCCTGTCGCATCATGGCTTTGATGTACCATGGCAGAGAACCAGGGAAGATCTGGTGAGTGAGCTGTCAGAATGGTTGGAGGTTGTCTTTAACAGAATTCAGATAATTGAACGATGATTTCCATGTGATGCAGCCACCTTCGATACGACACACTTGCCCAAATGTTAACTCTGGCTAACATCCATGCTGGCAGCAAGGTTTTGGTGTTTGAGACCTGTGCTGGCCTTGTACTGGGAGCCGTCATGGAACGAATGGGAGGCAAGTTGAAGGCTCTTCTTGTTGTGTTCAGAGTTCCTGCACTTTCTCTGCCCTTTGTATAATTgctgtctccttcctcctcatccagGCTATGGCTCGGTGATCCAAATGTACCCAGGAGGTGGGCCTCTTCGGGCGGGTGTGGAGAGCTTTGGCTTTCCTGCACATTTTCACGATATGCTGCATGACTTTCCCATCTGCCATGTCAACGCTCTGCTGGCAGGAACCATGGACACCACTGCCAAAGACCACGCTACTGGTAGGACACGCCTCTTTTTaacaacacatttacagccCGCTATCGAGTGCTTAAATGCCAAAAATCCAACATTATcgctatttttttatttgcaatttaattaaaacatttagaaaACTCTAACAAAGATATGCATTCCATTACAGATGAAAAGCAATATAACATGGCTGCAGAGAAGGGACAGAACCAgcctgagggagagcagcagggAAATCCAGAGGAACAGAGCATGGAGACTGGCGACAATCCTCTCCAGGACCAGGAGAAAATTGAGGAGGAGAAGCGTAGGGAAGCTCGagtatgtacaatatttacaaaatatttGACTTTTTGTTATTTGAGCTTGTTAGCACACAATAAGTGGAtgctaaatatatttttgtactgAAGACACTAAAACAAAGATGTCAAAATATGACTaggaataaaaatatatatatatttttttgttaggCTCAAGATAAAAAGATGAAGCTGGAAGAGAAGCGGAGGaaactggctgctgctgctgccctgctgGAAGGCAGGAATGCCGACGGGTTGGTGTCAGATTCTGTTTCTCTGCATtgctcttccttttttttccctccaccaGCCTCTTTCAGCTCCACATTGCACCGTATAGTAAATAACCGCAGTTAAAGCCGAGGATGAAAAATTTATGAGTGATTAAAGCGTTGTTAACTGCCCCTATAAAAGTCATTGTACATGATTTGCCTCCCTCTTAGCTCACACACAGTGATTAGTTTACCATGCCCTTACAAGGTGAAAGGACTGATTGCACTGCAGTTTCCTTTCATATAAACTGAAAAACCTTTTATAGGCTTCTTTATGATTGATGGATGGTGACATCTACGTACAAAGGTATTGATCTTGTTAGCCTATTGACTTCCCTCTTCATTAAAGCCGCTGTATCATAAACATCACCACACCTTTATCCTGAATCAGCCTCTCTCATCCACCTATATGAAATATGGCATAAATACCCCCCACAGAAAGGTGGTAAATCAGTTCCAGTATAACGTCACACACAGTGCTGATAAGATAACTCACGATATTGCCTACCTGCACATTTCCAATTACAAAGTGTGCCTTGACAGTATATTTCATGGTAGGACAGGTTTGCTTGATCATCTATTTGTTTCCTCACGTACAGGTTGGTCATAGCGAGTCGGTTTCACCCGTGTCCAGTCCTGCTGGGTCTGCTCAAATTCCTCGCCCCCTCCAGGCCTTTTGTTGTTTACTCCCAGTACAGAGAGGTAAAGTATTTACAAGGAGTCTCCTATGCAAAGAGGACAATGAAGTTAGGATCTCATCAGCTGCCACTGCACTATGGTTTTATtgcttttattgtattattCTACTTGCATACATGCTGTGGACATCCCTGtcacaaacatacagtgtgtagTTCTATCACACCTCGAACTTATTACGTCTCTTATGCTTGTGAGAGatcaatctgtgtgtgttaaactgtTAACTGTTAAAAGCTGTGCTTTTcttaatactttttttttctcttcaaccTCAATTTCTGTAGACTCTTATTGAGTGCTACACAAAACTCAAGGAACAAGGCGGTACTGTTAACATACAACTTACAGACACCTGGCTGAGACATTATCAGGTAACTGTTTGAATTcctttttgattgattgatatttCATAATGGAGATAAAGTTTTTATTAAAAGAACTcattttaatattaattaattaataattaaagcATTTCCCCTCggtgataaataaagtaattctgattctgatttgttttctcttttttttaatgaactaCAAAGCTGACTAGAATGTCTACAGTAATGATGTCATTATACAAATGGTGGCTGCGTTTTGTTTGTCTGATTTTATACATGGGACTTTCAGTGTTGGCATGTAAACATTGTCCAATCACGTGAAACTCATGGATACATGGATCGTGCATTCACACCATTGAGACAATTAGATGAAGTCCCATCTATCTGTTAGCCACCCATAGATGTCTGTTTGGTGGTGAGGTTAGCTAACATGATGCCTGAAGGAGAGGCGAGTAAGAAAAGTtgagtttttgtttattcataaATTTATTGTCATATTGGCACCACCATGTTTAAGAGTGTTCACAGATTTGCATCCTGGATGAAAATACTCAAGCTTTTCCCACCCCCTAGGCCTAAGTCTTATTTCCTGTAAAGTTAATGTCTCCTGACTGGGTTTCTGTTATGTCTCTAGGTGTTGCCCAACAGGACACATCCTCTGCTCCTGATGAGCGGGGGTGGTGGATACGTCCTCTCGGGGACAACAGTTGCCGTGGACCACTCCAAACCCGCAGGCTCCCAGCAAGCCGAGGAACCAGCTCCAAAGAGACAAAAAGTGAAAGACACTGaaggataaaataaaacacagatgatGGCCTGTAGAGAATTACCTCCAGCACTGATATCTGTTTTTGTTGAACTGATCGGACACTTCTGGAGTAAAGGAGGACGCAGTGTCTGGTTCATGTTCATCAGGGCAccttctcctgcttctcctgTCCTGTGTACTCACATCAGTGGAGACTAAGGTGTAATGCTGAGAAGTAAACTGTTAGACTTGAGGCTATCTGGGCTCATGTTTTATGTAAGGAACTTCTGTGTTGATAGCAAGTGGCAGATTTGTTTATTATGCCTTGAGACCAGGTGTAAACaaacttttattttaacttttagtATTTtgttattcctgcaggaagtgCTATTGGTTCTCAGATGCAGTTGCTAAATGCAGCTTGACATGTTaccatttcttttttaaaaaaaaaaacattagaataaatgacaagtttttttttggtcccaGAATAACTTCTTTATTGAGTGCaaacaaatcacacattttaataattggtctcatatttatatatgtttttcaCAGTTCTCTTAACTATATAAACATCCAAGCATTTCCCATGCTATTTAGATAACatcaaaatgtcacaaaaacataaacaggtACATACAATGTTTTTGGCAAGGCATTGTTTAGttctttatgtatatatatatttttgtcacTTTTCACAACATAATGACACTAAGTTGGCATTTGACATACAGTAAGACAACAGCTTTACAATGCCTCTGGGTTATGCAGTGTTGCCATGCAATTTGGATGCAATCTTCTGCAGCTCCATGTCCATTGCTGCCAGGTTTTCCAGCTCTttctcctgaaaaaaaaacagaagaaaatgttttttcccaTCCTTAATATGTCACTTGGAACTAATGAAATCTCTATGCCACTGTCCCTAATTTGTTTTCCCTACTTCACAGTATGTGAAAGGTGGGACGGTCTCTGCAGGCTGTACTTCTTCTTTAACAGGCATATTAGGACTTTGATTGCTCTTGGGAGGCTACATGATGATGGTCTTAGTGTGATTACAGTCATAACACACTGGTGGAGGGAGCACATAGATAATAGGCAGAGCTAACAAGCTGCAGACCTGAAGTAAGTCAGAGTTGGAGTATGAGTCGGTGCACATGAATGTACTGTTTGAGTTTCCTTCATGTATTTGGGACATGCTCATGAGGGACAGATCTCGATGTGCATTTGCACAGATGCATATTCACTGATGCTCTGCCGCTCTGAAGGCTAAATCTTCAAGTAGACAGGAGATTTCCATAATGAGCATGGCTGCCAGTGACAGAGTGTGGTGTAGAGACGTGATGAGCTTCATGACTTTACTAGGTCAGCTGAATACAGTGTGAATTGTTTATAGTGACAGCTACACAGACAGTGATATTTTAAGTGTAGAAttttaaaaactaaatacaaatatttaaactgcctgtttttgtttcttctagCTCATCAGTTATAATCTTGACTACTTTTTACAAGACATCAGTTCAGCAGGGGTCTAAttttaacatgtaaacatgaaatCATCAATCGTAAAGGCTGCTAGTAAATAAAAttgccttttttcttttacctCCTGTGGTGTAAGTGCTCTCTGGTGTGTGTTCCTCGTAGCCTCATCTTGAGTGGAGTGGTTAGCCAGCTGGTTAATCTTATAGCTCAGCAACTTGGCCAGTTCATCcatctgaacacagacacaacacatcaTACCGCATAAATATCTGTACAATAATGACatgtacaaaacaaacagatgtaGGTCAAAGGAAATTAAAGAAGGTAAAATAGTTCATAGTTATGTTCAGATTTAACAGTCTAAACCTCATGCCTACCTTGGTTGAGTGTTCATCTGAGTCTCTTTTGTACCAGGCTGGGTGGTAGTAGCCTCTGTAAATCCAGGGATTACGCTTCTCAGCCAGATACCTGacgaaaaaaaacacaaattcaaaGCTCTACTTTTTGTCTCACTTCTTAGGATGTTGGTTCATTTAAATCTAGTTTGCAGAACTGAACATGATGAAAGTACCTCAGAGCTTCATCTCTGTCTTTTGCCTCCTCTTCGTAGTCTTCTGAATCAcccctctgttcctcctcctcttctgaaGATCCTCCGCTACGCTTGTGGTATTTCTTTTTATGGTGGTACCGGTGTGTCGGTTTCCATATGCGCTTTTCCacttctccctcttctcttcCGTGCCTTTTGTCGAAACCCCAGTCCTCTTGGCTACGATCCCCTTctggctcctctctctcctcctctgccagttCCTCGTCACGTTTTTGTCTCCTCTGGTGGTACCTGCCGGGTCTCCAGTCTCTCTTGTCCCTTCCAGTATCAAAATCCCAGGACTCCTGGCTGCGATCCTCATCCGGCTCGTCCCTGGCCTCCTCAGAGAGCTCCTCATCACGTTTGTGTCTCCTCTGGTGGTGCCTGCCAGCTCTccactctctcttctctctaCCTGTATCAACATCCCAGGACTCCTGGCTGCGTTCTTCGCCTGGCTCGTCCCTGGCCTCCTCAGAGAGCTCCTCATCGCGTTTGTGTCTCCTCTGGTGGTGCCTGCCAGCTCTccactctctcttctctctaCCTGTATCAACATCCCAGGACTCCTGGCTGCGTTCTTCGTCCGGCTCATCCCTTGCCTCCTCAGAAAGCTCTTCATCCCGCTTGTGTCTCCTCTGGTGGTACCTGCCAGCCCTCcagtctcttttctctcttcctgtaTCAAAATCCCAATACTCCTGGCTGCGCTCTTCTTCTGGCTCTTCCCCGACCTCCTCTGAAAGCTCCTCATCACGTTTGTGTCTCCTCTGGTGGTACCTCCCTGCTCTCCAGTCCCTCTTATCTCTATCATCGTCCAGTCCCCAGGATTCCTGACTGcgttcttcatcttcctcaccatCTGACAGCTCGTTGCCACGTTTGTGGAGCTTTTTCTTGTGGTGATAGCGATGTGTGGGTTTCCATATGCGCTTGGATCTCTCTTCTTCAACCTCGTTTCCGTTCCTTTTGGCCACATCCCAGCTCTCCTGGCTACGTTCCTCTTCTGGCTCCTCCTTCTCGTCTCCTAAAGGTTCCTCGTCGCGTTTGTGCTTTCTTTGGTAGTGTCTTCCAGGTCTCCagttcctcttctctctctcttcttcttcttcttcttcttcatcatctgatctctttttttctattccCCAACTCTCCTGACTGCGCTcgttgtcttcctcctcctcacctcgcTTGTGTTTGGTTTGGTGGTATCTTCCAGGCCTCCAGCTGCTTCTCTTCTCCCgctgttcttcttcttggtacctcttctctttctcatcACCCAGACTCCAGGATTCTTGGCTGCGTTCATCCTCAGGTGTTTCCCTTTTGGCCTCTACTGATTTCAGGAGCGCCTCGATGTCCTTCACATCTGCTGCTTTTACCTCAggctgctgacctttgaccgcCTCTTCATGTGTGACTGCCCCATCACGTTTAACTCCTAAAGCAGAACAAAACGATGACCAACAGAGATCCATCATTTGACTTCGGTTTAGGTTTGATATGCCGAATAAATCTTTGTTCCTATtatgttaatttaaaatatttttttgaatctCTCTCTTTTAATCTGGGGAGATTTGAGATAAAACCTGATCAggtaaattgttttttttatgtcagctgCCTTGCTCTGTGTCAGTGACAGTAAAAAGAGTGCTGCATCAGCAGGCTGAAATGTTCATGTATCTCCACACCATTCCGATTTAGGCTGAATAAGCACAACTACTGGAAAACATTTTCCTTGTGTTACTGACCTGCTTGTACAATATCTTTGCATTCCTGATCCAACTGGGCGTCCGGTTTGAGAGCTTTTGACAGGACCTCAACCAAACACCGCTTTATCTGcaaggaaataaaagaaaacactaaACATGCACCTTCCTGCAGTCACACTGCTGTATTAAACTGCATAAGGAAAGCTTACCAGGGCTGTCTGTCCGTCTTTCTCCACTGGAAGCGCCAGATTCTCTGcattaaaagagaaacagacacatgaGTCGCTGTCCACGGTCCTGAACTAACTTATTTTTAAAGCCCTCAGTCCGAACAGAAGCTTCCACCTACCTGCCAGCAACGCCGCAACCGCGGCAACAACACAAATAAGTCTCATCTTGACGAGTCGAAGGTATAATCCAGGTAACAGTGCAGGAGAAGATGCGTGAAAAGCAGCTGCCGTCCCTCCGCAGCGTGCAGGGGAGCGCTGCGCTGACTGTGCGCTGCTGCTCTGAGGGCTGGAGCCGAGGAGCGCCTCAAATACTGAGAGGAGTGGGCTGGAGGAGCGTGGGTGGACGGCTTCAGGCGCTGTTAATGTCATGACTCATTAGacctgcagagaaagagagcggCCCGAGCGGGATGCACGCACAATGCCGACATTTGTGTGCAAAGTGAATTGTGATCTTGTTAGTGTCACGGTTCGTTCAGGTGACACTTTAAGCGCCTTGAATCACAACTTTATGTTTTGTCGGTGGGCAGACACAACATCATAACATCACAAGTTACGCAATAATAGTTTCATTAATGGTCATTTACTTCAGAAACAGCTCAGCCCAATGTCCTGCTGTGGGGATTGACTAATTTACGTGATAGAatacaataacattattaaaatatattaaaatatattaaaatatgtttctgCCCCATTCACGCTAAACTTCCTTTGATTAAACTCAACATTTGTTTGTCAAATTTCTATGTAGCATGAAGCTATACAACATATGTACTGTACACTAGCCTTGATTAGCACTTGTAGCTAACAAGCTCTACCTAGGTAGCTTGCTAAGTAGTTATTTTGTGCAGCAAATAACAACTCAATCCTTACTGCGTCAAACAGCATTCAAAATTAGTTGGACTTGTCACATTTAGCAACATGCTAAATCCATAATAGCTAGCTGCTATCTATTGATATTGACCTTTACTATATTATAAGTTTATTGTCTTTAATTGTTTAAATTatctttataatatatattaagaTAATTAAATTATCTTTATAATTACAACCATAGTAGACTTATTACATGTTTTCACCTCTTTTTTactgttgtaaaaaaaaaatataacttCCTGATTGATATTGATATCGTACattacacaatacacacacatttccttatTTACAATTGCAAAGCATTAAAAGTGTTCTAAGTCAGAACTAACTCCAGTCGGCTCCTCAATAATTCATCCAGCCCTGAGCAGGCCCCATCCTGTTTCACATGGGAACCATGAGAGCCtcaacacaagcagcagcagctacagggTAACTATGGCGAGCAGGATGAATAGTTGTAAtacttttttactgtttttgcactactttgtttatatgttttttttaattcacaacTTTAAAGAAAACTACATAAACAGTCTGTTACTGTCTTCATAACAAACTGTGGATTGGTATGAGCTGACATGTGCAGCGACAGAGCTCTCAGCTCAGCATGGCTCAGAACATTCAGACTGACAACTGCTGGCATCTTCTTTTGGCACTTTTTATCTCCTTACTCCCTTGCACAGCAGTATATTCatctaaaaatctaaaatatgTTCATTCAGTGGTGAGAATAAACATGATTGTTTGCACACCAGGCTCTGACCTTTGCATGCGATGTGAAGTTCATTCCAATTCAATTATGTCTTGGAAATCATAAGGCCAGAAACTGCAACAGCTGCGAGCCAAATAGGAATACTGCACTCCATAAATCTAGAGCCTGCGTGCCTCTCGTGCCTACATGGCTGCTCCCTGACATctatctctgtgtctgcagataGCCTGCTATGGCAGGACTGAAATAATTACTGGTCAGAGCATAAAACAGATGGTGTGTATTGTACAGCTAAGCAATGCCGATCCACAGCAGTCGATTAACGCAGTATTTGGTGTGAATTATGCTTCGTGttcagtgagctgcagcagggagagagagacagagagctctGCAGCTTCCTATCTTCTCTCCAGGGAGGAAGTGTTAGGCTCAGTATTCCACAGTGAGCCATCCAGCCACTATCAAAAGCACTGAACCATTAAATTATACAGGTTCCATGCACTGAGCACTGTCCATGAATGTGTGGGcatgtgacactgtgtgtgtgtgtgtgagtttactGTTTTTACTCCAGACCTGATTAATATTTCAGTTAGCTGTGCAGCTTATACAGGCTACCAGGAGAGGATTTAAGAGACACAGCTCAGTGTATTCAGACTCAGGTCTGCCCCTGTCTGCAGCAACACCACCCCTTTCATCTCCACCACCATTTACATGCATGAACAAAAGGCACAGGGGGGGCTCTCATTGAGCACAAAGCAATAATGCGCCACATGAAAGCTCGGACTGTTTTTTGATCTTCAGCAGGGACAAGCTTTGTGTTTGGCTCAAAACTACCGAGAGACTTTGATGGTAGTCCAGGAACAATAGGGGAGTCTGTGTACAGCCAAACAGACTTATTTTTATAATATCTTGTTATTGTATCATTAATGTCTGACAGAGGAAGAATAAAATGGCCTTTGTTACCTTTTAGTCTGATATAAAGCAAATAATTAGCAAACATCCATCTAGAGTGCTGTATTGCTGTCATCAAAAAGGTGGCAGCTGTACAAAgttagctatttatttatttatttttacacacgGTGACAAAGTTGGTGAACATGGTATAGATGGATGATAGCCTCCTATATGTCAACAGTGGCttgtttcactgctgctgatcTGCAACAGATGTTGCTCTGTAAGGACAGTTTTTTCTTGCTTGTTTTTAGTCAGAATCTGTTTATTGAACatctctccacaacactgtggtcACAGAGGGTTGTGGTTCTCCATTTGTAGCCTGAATTGTATCGGCCAATCACGTTTAAGCAGGTGAACAGAATGTAACTCACTGTGATACCATGTGTGGATCTTCAGAAGGTGGAGGAGTTCGTTTTTCCAATAGTTAGAGATGCCATGAACTTTGGTCCACACAGAGGCCCTGATCAGGCGGAGCTGCTACCACTCAACACTGTACTGTGTGCTAATGAGTGTACAAGTAGGCCTACAGCAAAGAATGGAAATTAAGCTCCGACAGACATGGGTGTCGTTACAAACCTGTTTGATTGACTCATCAGACAGGATGATCTGTATTGCTATTAGCATCACTATAGCATCAGCCTGGTGCTTTGTCAATGCAGCCTTCAAGAGGACCCAGCAGGGCTACACATGGATAGAATGGCCCATAAAGAGGATTCAGCTCTGACTGATTGTGTAATACAGGATATGAATATTATTACTAATTACCAGACATTCAGGTGAAAGCTTATTATAATGTCTAATTAGATATTTTTCTGTTGCAAATCAGAACAAAATTCAGCTGTGTAATCACATTTCCTGGAGAGACTCTGACAGAAGGCACCGGGCACAGAGACGGAAATCCTCTTGAATGTAATAGTTCTCGGGCCATTACCCATGagtattctttatttattattaatgcaGATTGTTTCATGAGTGAAAGTGTAGTTTCTAATGAGGTCTGTGAGGATGAGAGAGAATGAGTACaagataaatatgaatgaatcatGAATGGGGCAGAACCGGTCAGCCATTATGAACATTTAGACTTAAATATCGTGGTTAAAAGGAGGCAAGAAGTCACATGTCAAAGCATCTCTCCTCTTTAAGGTCTTGcagaagaaataaaatgttttgcaGTAATATGTTGATTCACACTCACTCTGTGTATAGTTATATCCGGGGTGAAGTCAGTTGACACTGTGACATGATGTCACTGCAGCATGATGTCTAAACACATACATCCAGCAGCACTTCCAGCTTTGCAGGACCAGCTCTTTTTATAATGTGGTTAGATGTTTACTGAAATGTGCTAATAAAAGCCACTGGGTTATGAGTGAGGCAGTGTCAACACTGCATTCAGCAGAGTGTAAGAAATATCTGCAGCGCCCCAGGAACGAGTTCaacacacagatcagtgtgCCAGGATgtcacaacaataataataacatactGTAGATGTGCAGCAGTTAGTTCTATTAGAGAAATGTTATGAAACTATAGTCAACAAAAGGGCGTGTGCTGTTAGTCATATTAAGCACTGACGGGGATAGTTTTGTTTTCAGGTTTCATTGTGGTTGTTGtgtatataaaaatgtattatggGTGTAAATTTGGTTTAAGGTTCTTGGTTGTCTTCCATTAGGGTATGTTTGCTGTCATATCTCTTAATAAAGTGTAGTTTTctagtttatttttctgtatttcatTTCAATATGTGTCCATTTATTATAGTTTGCTTAGTTATCATATTGCAAAAAGCTAACAAACATATAACTTTATGACAATACAAGCAACaagtgtaaaataaatattacaaatCACCTCAGTCTTTCAGAAAATTCAAATTTCTACACCTTGACGAATAGATCATTGATAATTGTATTATGTATGTTCATTTGTTAATCATCTTCCCACCAAGTTAATATCAGTGTATAGATTTTAATGACATCCTCATGCAGAGGAAACCACCACACTACAAACTGTCAATCAAATTAGGTCTTTCttcatatacagtatacagaGTGCAGCAGTCCTGATCTCACCCTAGCTACAGTATTTTTACTGCTGCCGATCATACATATTTTATTACTCTACACTTAACAAAAGATTAGTTGCTGCACAAATGTATGTAAACAGTAAACAAgtatgtaaacatgttaatgttTAATTTATGGGGTCCTTCTGCACACTGTGTGCTCAAGTCAGGTTCATAATGTGAGAGTTTTTCCACAGAGGCCACAGATCCATTCAAacaagaagctgtgtgtgtaaactttatctTTAGCATGCTGGTGTAATAACACTTAGggataaatatataaacagggTGAAGGCTGTATTCTCTGTATGATATATAATGTTCCTTTCCTTTCTTCACTATACCTTTTTTGTTAATGGTCGGCTACACTTGCTGCAGTCTGACATTGagttaaagctgcaaagacacaGAGCTCACTAGAGTGTAAAACAATATGTTGTACTTTCCTCTGTGGAGTAGTATCTGAACAGAAGGTTATTAAAGAGGAATGAGAGGTGGCTTTTTTACAATACTCAGACTACTGTAGCATGGCAAAGATCTCtcacactgaggtgtgtgtatcACAGGGTCCTCTCTCCTGTGACCTTCAGCTCTTTGGTTAAATTGACACTGATGGTAAACCGTCTTCACAGGAGCGACAACATGAAGCAGGTTTGTAGTGTGGACTGATACAGCAGTGGGAGCAGGAAATGTGATTATTTTGTCTGAATCCCCCCCTCAGGTCCAAATGTTTAAAAGCTGTCAATAAGTGGAAAGCAGCTTGGGTAAGTTATACTGACCTCTGACCAAGCCTCAGGGCAGTCTCTGTAAATGTGGCCTTTTGGTTTGAAAGGTGAGGATT
Encoded here:
- the trmt6 gene encoding tRNA (adenine(58)-N(1))-methyltransferase non-catalytic subunit TRM6 produces the protein MAADNGDDDYQNRIKEGDYVVLKRGQIFKAVQIQQKKKVIFEKQWFYLDNAVGQLYNTTFEIASGGILQPQKVEDAESSFDSKEAGTDNRNIVDDGKSQKLTRDDIETLKEQGLKGQEIIQQLIENSSTFRDKTGYAQDKYIKRKKKKYENTVAILKPSCRIMALMYHGREPGKICHLRYDTLAQMLTLANIHAGSKVLVFETCAGLVLGAVMERMGGYGSVIQMYPGGGPLRAGVESFGFPAHFHDMLHDFPICHVNALLAGTMDTTAKDHATDEKQYNMAAEKGQNQPEGEQQGNPEEQSMETGDNPLQDQEKIEEEKRREARAQDKKMKLEEKRRKLAAAAALLEGRNADGLVIASRFHPCPVLLGLLKFLAPSRPFVVYSQYRETLIECYTKLKEQGGTVNIQLTDTWLRHYQVLPNRTHPLLLMSGGGGYVLSGTTVAVDHSKPAGSQQAEEPAPKRQKVKDTEG
- the chgb gene encoding secretogranin-1 encodes the protein MRLICVVAAVAALLAENLALPVEKDGQTALIKRCLVEVLSKALKPDAQLDQECKDIVQAGVKRDGAVTHEEAVKGQQPEVKAADVKDIEALLKSVEAKRETPEDERSQESWSLGDEKEKRYQEEEQREKRSSWRPGRYHQTKHKRGEEEEDNERSQESWGIEKKRSDDEEEEEEEEREKRNWRPGRHYQRKHKRDEEPLGDEKEEPEEERSQESWDVAKRNGNEVEEERSKRIWKPTHRYHHKKKLHKRGNELSDGEEDEERSQESWGLDDDRDKRDWRAGRYHQRRHKRDEELSEEVGEEPEEERSQEYWDFDTGREKRDWRAGRYHQRRHKRDEELSEEARDEPDEERSQESWDVDTGREKREWRAGRHHQRRHKRDEELSEEARDEPGEERSQESWDVDTGREKREWRAGRHHQRRHKRDEELSEEARDEPDEDRSQESWDFDTGRDKRDWRPGRYHQRRQKRDEELAEEEREEPEGDRSQEDWGFDKRHGREEGEVEKRIWKPTHRYHHKKKYHKRSGGSSEEEEEQRGDSEDYEEEAKDRDEALRYLAEKRNPWIYRGYYHPAWYKRDSDEHSTKMDELAKLLSYKINQLANHSTQDEATRNTHQRALTPQEEKELENLAAMDMELQKIASKLHGNTA